The Ostrinia nubilalis chromosome 11, ilOstNubi1.1, whole genome shotgun sequence genomic sequence ggcagtgcccccagacttggccatcgcactaaataatttaatttacacgtgttttcatgcgatggccaagtcaatatatttatgtaaaacgttaaagatttcctggcctggacttggtattacatggatctcacaactttttaccgtagaacaactgagttgcgagacttggtttttttgacaagtattgtttttgatggtttATATTTACTTGTATGTTGATCACAGAATGATCATGACGCAGGTCATAGAATGAGGTTGATCGCCTCAACTGATCAACTTTTACTGGGCGAAGAACATGCTTAAAACGTATTATGATCAAATCGGAACACTTTCAGTTCAGTTTCTGAACGTTCTTTTTTGAACACCACAGAAAAGTTATAAATAAGgcaataaaaaagttaaaagcaCAATTATTTATGCAGAGGATAGGTTGAGAAATAGAGGATAGATTCGGCGTAGCAGTATAGCTAAAGCTATAAAAAGTTCTCGGAGAAAGTATTGTGAGAAACAAAAATTCCACGGATGAGCTATTTCTAAACGTTAATTCGCGCCAATTTTTTTGACTTGACATTGATgacatttcaatattttcaatcTACTTTGGTGAACAATtgttttgttgttgattttCTGCATTAAATGATTAAAACATGAGTCTGTGGGTGGATAAACACCGACCTAGAGATCTTATGAAACTAGATTTTCATAAAGATCAAGCAGTCCGGCTAAAGAGTTTAGTGCAACAAAGTGATTTCCCACATTTGCTGATATACGGTCCCTCTGGTGCCGGTAAGAAAACACGTATTATGTGCCTGCTGAGAGAATTGTATGGTTCAGGCGTGGAACGCCTAAGGCAAGAAACGATGAACTTTACCACCCCATCgaacaaaaaaattgaaattatgaCTGTAAGTAGTAATTACCACATTGAGGTTAACCCAACTGATGTAGGAATACACGATCGTGTTGTTATCATGGATTTAGTGAAGAATGTAGCTCAGACACATCAAATTGATTCATCAGGCCAGCGGGAATTTAAGGTTGTTATTCTGAATGAAGTTGATGACCTCACCAAAGACGCACAGCATGCGTTACGACGAACTATGGAGAAGTATGTAGCTACTTGTAGATTGATACTCATTGCTAATTCGATATCACGAGTTATTCCAGCAATTCGGTCCCGTTGTCTAACAATAAGAGTCCCAGCACCTACAGAAATTGAGATTTCATCCGTTCTACATTTGGTTTGTAAGAAAGAAGGATTAAGTCTGCCATCCGAGTTGGCAATGCGTATAGCTAAATGTGCTGATCGCAATTTGCGACGTGCGTTACTTATGTGTGAAGCATGCAAAGTCCAACAATACCCATTTACTGCAGATCAAAAGGTTCCAGAACCAGATTGGCAACAATTTATCAGAGAAACTGCTTCTATGATTTTATCTGAGCAATCTCCAAAAAAACTTGGGGAAGTTAGACAGAAGCTGTATGAGTTGATAATACATGGTGTCCCTCCTGATATGGTGTTTGCAGGCCTGCTGAAAGAATTGGTTCGTAACTGTGATATGGCGATGAAGTGTCAAGTGGCCAGTCATGCTGCAATGTATGAACATAGAATGAGACTTGGAAACAAACCTATTTTCCATCTAGAAGCATTTGTTGCTAAGTTTATGGCTATCTACaaaaagtttatggaagaatcCCTTGGTGATGCATTTTAAGACTGTTTATTAAGTGCAGTATTAAACATTTTGTAAGACAATATGCAATAATGTGAGATTTCCCATTCTCAAAGGCTGTTATGAATGTATTTCGATTATAGAAATTCCAAGAGTGTCTCGAtcaatatacataaaattatgaagtTTATTTCAGAGTTTCTTTTAAACTtagacaagtaggtatgtgtgGTAAGACTCCTACCATATTCCTTCCcaataagttttaaaattaagttgTGTTTGTGTTATGTGAGTGACTAAGCttctaattttataatattaggcaCTTGTTAAAGAtgataacatgaaataaaacacatttttagtagtattcataataatattttactggCACTTTGCTCGCAAAAAGTCTAAAATTGTCCACAATAGTATGCATCAGTGCTGCTGTGATTTCATTTGATAAATGATCTAAAATGGCTGGCCTGGCTAGTAGGAGCTCATTGATAACTGCTGTGTCTTCAtcatctgtaaaaaaaatattaatcagttaaaaatttgatatttaattaaaatgttgaaAAGGTTGATAAATAATTGCTATTGTTCCTGTGACTTTCCAAAAAAGAGCTACTTGATTGCTGCTGGATTTTGACCTAGAATATCTTAAAAAAATTTCACATGGCTCTGAAGTTTATAtctttgttattaatatttttttaatagctaAGTATGGccacaggactattcccacttttcgttcccatcgctgcaactcctgtgtagccaggatctacagcttgactgtcaataaaaacccaaccagtgaagatcaagtttggtacatacatacatacatactaattaattaaatctgCGTGAAGCGCCCTAATTTGCGTAATGGGCATTTTTCCCTCGTAACTACGTGATGGTAGAGACCAATAAAAACTAGCAAGTTCTTGAATAAATTAAGTTACTAGGTAATATTGTAGGTAGTCTGAAAGTTTTACTAAtttgttttgtcttttgtgCATAAGTCGAAAATTATGAGAATACCTAAGCAACTTTTCATAGAAACTTTATAAGGGTAATTTTCCGATGTAAATGGTAACAAATGGATATGGAAGTTTCATTAAagttgttaataaattaattaattagttacttGGTTGTAAGAAGAATGTCGGTGTTCTCGTGTTTCTGATAGCAATTCGCTCAGGTCCTATCAGGATGTAGTCTTCATTGTCGATGCCCTTCTCACCGCTCCAGGGATAAGTTATGTTGCTCTGCACTTCCACTGAAACACAGAATTGGTTTAAAGAAACATGCAATATGTATTGTAGGCATAATAAGAACCAAGTGCTACGTGATAAGAATTTCCGAAATCTTTAAATCGACCTAACATACATAAAGTAGTAAAATCTATAGAGAAGAGAGGTCCCGTTAAAGAACTTAAAGAGGCTTTCGAAAAAGCAACGTTACAAATATCCGCTCACGTTTCGAACAATTCATTTCTCTAGTTTCGATTGTCGTTAGGTTTAAATAAATGGCCGTCACGTTTTCAATGCGCCTTCCGAATGAAACAAAGTTATAAACACAAATCAGAGTGCTATGTCAGAAATGTGGGGTTGCTTTCAAGAACGTAGGTCATAGTTACCCtacaaaaaacaaacaagtgttaattttgttttagttcTTGGAGTAAAAGAGATATTTCGCCTGTAATCTTTGTAATAACAACAAACATTTAAATCAGAGAAATCACCTAAAGCGCAAGTGGCAACATTGTATTTTGCTTTTTAAGttgattgtaggtaggtacttattgtttaattttttggtaccaaataaatgttttttctttctttctttctttcattgtaTGGAATCCGGCTGAGCTTTAGCTGAACTTAAACCTTCAACCAAGAACCGCACATAGCTTCATTCTTCTTCGGCACAGAGGGGCAAGTGAAATACGTTAACCCCCTGAGTGATGGTTTTTAAGTCTCGCGATAAACCGGTGACATCAATCTGGGGTGAAAACTGTATCCGAGTGTACAGGGAGGAATAGATTTGTTTGAAAAGCCTTAACGCCTTCATATTTTCCGGTATGCGTTAAATGTAGGAGGATGATGAATAAAAAATCGTAACAAATTAATACTCAATGTAGGAGGATGATGAATAAAACATCGTAACAAATTAACACTCACTCAAAAGGGAGACAAAGTTATTTTTGAATAGTTATACCAATTAACTGGGGCTAGCATTCCTGAAATTGCGgttaaattattgaaaatgtaattattacaaGGGTTTCACTGCCCTACACTCGAAGTGTCTAAGTAAGTCCCTTATCTACGCCAACCGCCAGCCAACCTGCAACTTTGTAATAGAAACTTTAACGAAGGTATGCGAATTGTCGTGTCGCTTCGTTCCTTCCGCCCGGTTTTGGGAAGGCACCAGCATAATATAATTTAGACACGTTTAACGTCTTTAAATTTGAACCCTGTGTTTAATTACTAGTTTAACTTACTAACTGCTATGCAATTGTTCTAAAGGGGACTTACTTCTAACTTTGTGTGAAGAACATCTGTAATTAGTTGCTTGCAGCAGTGGACAAGACGAGTACTTACCTACTAGTTTTAGAGGGATATATACTTACGTGATTATCTCATGCAACATAAGCTTTGCTTAAGTACCCAATTAAAATAACAACtggataggtaggtatatcactGTCGTTtgcttttacttttacttattaaCGTAAGTCATTTATTAGAGCAGTAAGTAATCACCTTAGCTTAGTTTTACTGGGGTTTGAAAGTTTCATAGTTAATTCTTTCTTGCTGCAAGTTTGTAAGAAACTGAAAATTGCGAGTATGAAAGACAGAATGCTATAGCTAATGTAACTGACCATCAAATATTCCAGGTTAAACAACTTTAGTGTAAATGTTCTGCCCGCCGTAAACAGAAGATGTAGCTTGGTTTTTAGCCAGTTCCTTGAAAGTTAGCCAAGTTGCACCCATTTTCTGTATTAGGTACTTTTGTTAGTAACTGCCACTACAACATTTGGCTGAAAGAAGAGTAAGTAATGTAAACAACGTACACTCTCGATCCTGGAGTTTCCGACGCCATTACTAAGtagtgtaggtacctatctacctAAGTACTACTTACATTTACCGAGAAATTAACGCGATCTAGGACAATCTAGTTTAGTATCTATCTCTTGAgaaacgtacctacctacctctaTACGCTACGGAAACCTAGCTGTATCAATTTCTCTGTTTCGCTTTCCTCtgtttttcataatcatcataatttaAGCCTATGGCAGTCCACtactaaataaatgtatagatTTGGCAATCCCAAGAATAAACGATTTCCCGCTTTTTTCTTTCAGCCACTGCCAGCTTTCTTAAGGTTTCGGACTGTTATTGAGCTCGGGACTTAATTGCATTTACTTTCCGACATATCTAGTGGTAGGTATTTAGTCTTAttagcatagctgggcattaactcgttaatccgttaattgttaattaatgaagttaacatttctattaacggattaacttttaagttaactttaaaaaatgttaacggactcgttaacttccgttaaattatcctaagtccgttaatcgttaatccagtacctactatttaccaaaaagatacagcaggcacgctgacaAACGCATTCTGACAAGTActttcgggcttccagaacttccagaacccaaaacaacagtttttgtaaccagatcactaacgacatttacttgttagtatgtgtgggacaactcttgcaactgaatttaagaccagttttcctcaaccgattgagctgaaaggtatacttatgtaaggacaatgcaatgttatg encodes the following:
- the LOC135076122 gene encoding replication factor C subunit 3; amino-acid sequence: MSLWVDKHRPRDLMKLDFHKDQAVRLKSLVQQSDFPHLLIYGPSGAGKKTRIMCLLRELYGSGVERLRQETMNFTTPSNKKIEIMTVSSNYHIEVNPTDVGIHDRVVIMDLVKNVAQTHQIDSSGQREFKVVILNEVDDLTKDAQHALRRTMEKYVATCRLILIANSISRVIPAIRSRCLTIRVPAPTEIEISSVLHLVCKKEGLSLPSELAMRIAKCADRNLRRALLMCEACKVQQYPFTADQKVPEPDWQQFIRETASMILSEQSPKKLGEVRQKLYELIIHGVPPDMVFAGLLKELVRNCDMAMKCQVASHAAMYEHRMRLGNKPIFHLEAFVAKFMAIYKKFMEESLGDAF